In Panthera uncia isolate 11264 chromosome B4, Puncia_PCG_1.0, whole genome shotgun sequence, one genomic interval encodes:
- the LOC125919918 gene encoding uncharacterized protein LOC125919918 encodes MLTGIPTDIPTGILTGLLTGIPTGIPTGLLTGIPTGILTGLLTGPLTGIPTGIPTGILTGLLTGLLTGIPTGIPTDIPTGILTGILTGIPTGMLTDIQTDIPTGVPTGILTGVPVGWGRDANGHRFEERHNLCVPLKRLISIAKDRRLVS; translated from the exons ATGCTCACAGGCATTCCAACTGATATTCCCACAG GTATTCTCACAGGTCTCCTCACAGGTATTCCCACAGGTATTCCCACAG GTCTCCTCACAGGTATTCCCACAGGTATCCTCACAGGTCTCCTCACAG GTCCCCTCACAGGTATTCCCACAGGTATTCCCACAGGTATCCTCACAGGTCTCCTCACAG GTCTCCTCACAGGTATTCCCACAG GTATTCCCACAGATATTCCCACAGGTATCCTCACAG GTATCCTCACAGGTATTCCCACAGGTATGCTCACAGATATTCAAACAGATATTCCCACAG GTGTCCCCACAGGTATTCTTACAGGCGTTCCTGTAG GATGGGGCCGGGATGCGAATGGACACCGCTTTGAGGAGCGGCACAACCTGTGTGTCCCCCTCAAACGACTGATAAGCATCGCGAAGGACCGGCGCCTGGTCTCCTGA